In Pygocentrus nattereri isolate fPygNat1 chromosome 30, fPygNat1.pri, whole genome shotgun sequence, the following proteins share a genomic window:
- the si:ch211-207j7.2 gene encoding mitotic interactor and substrate of PLK1 gives MDPDSFQSPLGSESQDEWGSGLWMDAEHDSSDERGRAPQAQEEDSHSVSPQQQQTGAESPSEARAESFPLPPPPSSLTGMDNETRDEEWPPVPVQADKAVDKHSESPEGSDSIVFLSEDSEEQGIDCKPLDFSSTREQWVRRDSSSSKPPTPAFSRSSSRGLITEEHPDVIHDHQGEPDAHIPAPDTESQEVQQVCKPAPPLETVAGEQRANPDPGSPTCGAIVVKEPLIEATGGWREGGRESEQADRVRKQTVSGSSTVDTRRESGAEEFGTETKKLTPTDAQEAKTSNRMDLDQFEDSQSDSGVSADFSPNSTTDVSSTSVASSSPDPNETPIEREIRLAIKREQSLRRSRGLKPEEDKTKEFVEIPVRKSILSQDLPLKSVKNEGKDRQFAGNKMQREIRAEVEREKALVQLGRLPGFYDKGTVRQLREKKLLFEAFQESKEAPEIQIKRPSSVNSCEISNGGTQVDEMSGFLTERTRSLEHLLQDPSGNHSTVGKLTLTSSAPRGPGLTEGTKGQVIILENTPSPVAHAFGQVENPTNRSVTVVDGSGRSFSVKPYCVGRVQNQDDSTEDGNNDEQSATLNENPFFKLRSSLSLRPEVQQDIREAREREKELRKQRTSLYGQGSEVEGARSPTNTPSTNRNLTASQEPAKTSITITTTSVRQSLGKLDVTWPPPPPEEHKAQSEVLKSPKRQKNVLLQRWENGLVNGHGDQQE, from the coding sequence ATGGACCCAGACTCTTTTCAGAGTCCGCTGGGCTCGGAGTCTCAGGATGAATGGGGGAGCGGGCTGTGGATGGATGCAGAGCATGACTCCTCAGATGAAAGAGGAAGAGCTCCCCAGGCCCAAGAGGAGGATTCACACTCTGTTTCTCCTCAACAACAGCAGACAGGTGCAGAGAGTCCCTCAGAAGCTAGGGCTGAAAGTTTTCCTCTTCCACCTCCTCCCAGCAGCCTAACTGGCATGGACAACGAAACCAGAGATGAGGAGTGGCCTCCAGTACCAGTTCAAGCAGATAAAGCAGTGGACAAACACTCTGAATCTCCTGAGGGCTCAGATTCCATCGTGTTTCTGTCAGAAGATAGCGAAGAGCAAGGGATAGACTGCAAACCTTTGGATTTTTCTTCTACAAGAGAGCAATGGGTAAGGAGGGACAGCAGCAGCTCCAAACCTCCAACTCCAGCCTTCTCCAGAAGCTCTTCCAGAGGCCTCATCACTGAAGAGCACCCTGATGTAATCCATGACCATCAGGGGGAGCCAGATGCACATATTCCTGCTCCAGACACTGAGAGCCAGGAAGTGCAACAGGTGTGCAAACCCGCTCCACCCCTAGAGACAGTTGCTGGTGAACAAAGAGCCAATCCGGATCCTGGAAGCCCAACCTGTGGTGCTATTGTGGTGAAAGAGCCTTTGATAGAGGCAACAGGagggtggagggagggaggcaggGAAAGTGAGCAagcagacagagtgagaaagcAGACGGTTTCAGGTTCAAGCACAGTGGACACGAGAAGAGAGAGTGGGGCTGAAGAGTTTGGGACAGAAACGAAGAAGCTGACGCCTACTGATGCTCAGGAAGCAAAGACATCTAACAGAATGGATCTGGATCAATTTGAAGACAGTCAGAGTGATAGTGGGGTTTCTGCAGATTTCTCCCCAAACAGCACCACGGATGTCTCATCCACTTCTGTTGCCTCTTCCTCTCCAGATCCCAATGAAACCCCAATTGAGAGGGAGATCCGCTTGGCCATCAAACGGGAGCAAAGCTTGCGCAGGTCCCGTGGCCTAAAACCTGAGGAAGACAAGACAAAGGAGTTTGTGGAGATTCCTGTGAGGAAGTCCATCCTTTCCCAGGATCTGCCGCTCAAGTCCGTGAAGAATGAAGGCAAGGACCGGCAGTTTGCTGGGAACAAAATGCAGAGGGAAATCAGGGCTGAGGTAGAAAGGGAGAAGGCTCTTGTCCAGCTGGGTAGGTTGCCTGGATTTTATGACAAAGGTACTGTGAGGCAACTTCGGGAGAAGAAGCTTCTGTTTGAAGCCTTCCAGGAATCCAAAGAGGCTCCTGAAATCCAGATCAAGAGGCCGTCCTCTGTCAACTCCTGTGAGATTTCTAATGGTGGAACTCAGGTTGATGAGATGTCTGGCTTCCTTACAGAACGCACACGGAGCTTGGAGCATCTGCTTCAAGATCCGAGTGGTAACCATTCAACAGTTGGCAAGTTGACTCTGACGTCCAGTGCACCCCGTGGTCCTGGACTCACTGAGGGTACCAAAGGTCAGGTGATCATCCTAGAAAACACTCCTTCACCTGTCGCTCATGCATTTGGCCAGGTGGAAAATCCGACCAACAGGTCTGTGACTGTAGTGGATGGGTCAGGAAGGTCTTTCTCCGTAAAGCCCTACTGTGTCGGTCGAGTGCAAAACCAGGATGACAGCACTGAAGATGGCAATAATGATGAACAGTCAGCCACTCTAAATGAAAACCCTTTCTTCAAGCTGCGATCGTCACTGTCTCTACGGCCAGAAGTGCAGCAGGACATCCGGgaggccagagagagagaaaaggagcttCGCAAGCAAAGGACCAGCCTTTATGGCCAGGGGTCAGAGGTTGAGGGTGCCAGATCCCCTACAAATACCCCGTCGACAAACAGAAACCTGACTGCATCACAGGAGCCAGCAAAAACATCGATCACAATTACAACTACATCAG